In Amphiura filiformis unplaced genomic scaffold, Afil_fr2py scaffold_123, whole genome shotgun sequence, a genomic segment contains:
- the LOC140145058 gene encoding glycine amidinotransferase, mitochondrial-like, with protein sequence MMLRFCLREVNMSRIFKPISLRTSTNVSTAVRGFLRRSTTIANVSNIPSSTSPVCSYNEWDHLEEVIVGRAEGATVPPLTVAVKGSTAEEKWNFISKYGGRSFPLDHIKKAMVELDEFCSVLRREGVTVRRPDIVDFSMKYTTPDFTSTGYIAMPRDLLLVIGDEIIECPMAWRSRFFEYRAYRSLLKEYFQGGAKWTAAPKPQMIDDLYDEEYIKYSVEERQKLATQGRFVTTEFEPCFDAADFMRAGKDIFAQRSQVTNNMGIEWMRRHLGDKYNIHVLSFREPNPLHIDSTFNIIGPGIVLANPDRPCNQIDMFKKAGWRIVHPPKPMMPDGHPLWISSKWLSMNVLMLDPTRVVVDKNEKSTIAMFEKLGIKTIPVCIPFANSLGGGFHCWTCDVRRRGKLESYL encoded by the exons ATGATGCTTCGTTTTTGTCTTCGAGAAGTTAATATGTCAAGAATCTTCAAACCTATATCG CTACGTACCTCCACAAACGTAAGCACGGCAGTTCGTGGATTCCTTCGCCGTTCCACTACAATAGCTAATGTTAGCAACATACCATCGTCCACAAGTCCTGTATGTTCGTATAATGAATGGGATCACTTGGAAGAAGTCATAGTCGGACGTGCAGAAGGTGCCACTGTTCCTCCCTTAACTGTAGCCGTCAAG ggTTCAACTGCTGAGGAGAAATGGAATTTCATCTCCAAGTATGGTGGTAGAAGTTTTCCTTTAGATCATATTAAGAAAGCCATGGTTGAACTTGATGAGTTCTGCTCTGTCCTTAGGCGAGAAGGTGTCACTGTCCGAAGACCAGATATTGTTGATTTCAGCATGAAGTACACAACACCAGATTTTACTTCAACAG GTTACATTGCAATGCCTCGGGATCTTCTTCTTGTCATCGGTGATGAGATAATTGAATGTCCTATGGCGTGGCGAAGTAGATTCTTTGAATATCGCGCCTACAGGTCACTTCTCAAAGAATACTTCCAGGGTGGCGCTAAATGGACTGCTGCTCCTAAGCCACAGATGATTGATGACCTTTATGATGAG GAATACATAAAATACAGTGTTGAAGAGCGCCAAAAGCTTGCCACACAGGGTCGTTTTGTCACAACAGAATTTGAGCCTTGCTTCGATGCTGCTGATTTCATGCGAGCTGGAAAGGACATCTTTGCACAGAGAAGTCAG GTAACCAATAACATGGGCATAGAATGGATGCGGCGACATCTTGGAGACAAATACAACATCCATGTTCTCTCATTTAGGGAACCTAATCCATTGCATATCGATAGTACATTCAATATCATTGGTCCAGGTATAGTACTTGCTAATCCAGACCGACCATGCAACCAGATCGATATGTTTAAGAAAGCAGGTTGGAGGATCGTCCATCCACCAAAACCTATGATGCCCGATG gtCACCCCCTCTGGATTTCCTCCAAATGGTTATCCATGAACGTCTTAATGCTGGACCCTACTCGTGTCGTCGTTGACAAGAATGAAAAGTCAACCATTGCGATGTTTGAGAAGCTGGGTATTAAGACAATTCCAGTCTGTATACCTTTCGCGAACTCCCTTGGAGGAGGATTCCATTGCTGGACTTGTGATGTCCGTCGTCGTGGAAAATTGGAATCATACTTGTAA